From the genome of Varibaculum prostatecancerukia, one region includes:
- a CDS encoding LCP family protein, with the protein MANAQEIPVQSRTGSRFSRRPAPSRTRVLPQERAEKSRVDQESPKTPSRLEPIPSTKERRISRPNFKFRRIFAAVLTLTLIFVIAWPLYLCHLANSQLNRVEALSTLPAGEGETWLIAGSDKRSDGSDGGVSGADIGARSDSIMLVRKVNSMSAIVSLPRDTAVVIPGYGQNKLNAAYSFGGPRLLVKTVEGISGVKVDHYVEVTMGSVTQLVDVVGGIELCLDYDVDDPDSALKWQSGCHQADGATALAFSRMRQQDPKGDIGRAERQRQVVSKLADTLITPSTFLNPFKQRDLAIAGAQNLTCDTDSGAWALGKLLLTYRSAAKNRLTGAPPIANMAYYDGAHGAMVLLDKQKTPSFWSAFQKGTLQPSQYHQFQ; encoded by the coding sequence TTGGCTAACGCCCAAGAAATTCCGGTGCAATCACGCACTGGTTCGCGATTTTCCAGACGTCCAGCCCCCTCGCGCACCCGGGTATTGCCCCAAGAAAGAGCAGAGAAATCACGGGTAGATCAGGAAAGCCCGAAAACTCCTAGCCGTTTAGAGCCAATTCCGTCTACTAAAGAACGTCGGATTTCTCGCCCCAATTTTAAATTCCGCCGCATTTTCGCAGCAGTTCTGACTCTGACCCTTATTTTTGTTATTGCCTGGCCACTCTATCTTTGCCATCTGGCGAATTCACAGTTAAACCGAGTTGAGGCCCTTTCGACTCTGCCGGCTGGCGAGGGCGAAACTTGGCTGATTGCCGGCTCCGATAAACGTTCCGATGGTAGCGATGGCGGCGTTTCTGGAGCGGATATAGGAGCCCGCTCAGACTCGATTATGCTGGTACGCAAAGTAAATTCAATGTCAGCAATCGTATCCCTCCCCCGGGACACTGCAGTAGTTATCCCCGGATATGGCCAAAATAAACTCAATGCCGCCTACTCTTTCGGGGGACCAAGACTACTGGTAAAAACGGTCGAAGGGATAAGCGGAGTAAAAGTTGATCACTATGTGGAAGTCACTATGGGATCGGTGACTCAGCTAGTAGACGTCGTGGGAGGAATTGAACTCTGCCTTGACTATGACGTTGATGACCCCGATTCTGCTTTGAAGTGGCAAAGCGGTTGCCATCAGGCAGACGGGGCGACCGCGCTAGCGTTCTCCCGGATGCGCCAGCAAGACCCTAAAGGTGATATTGGTAGGGCGGAGCGACAGCGGCAGGTAGTTTCCAAACTGGCAGATACTCTGATTACCCCCTCTACCTTTTTGAATCCTTTTAAGCAGCGCGACCTGGCAATCGCAGGCGCCCAAAACCTTACTTGCGATACTGATTCAGGTGCCTGGGCGCTCGGAAAACTGTTACTCACCTACCGCAGCGCCGCTAAGAATAGACTCACTGGGGCACCTCCGATCGCCAATATGGCCTACTATGATGGTGCGCACGGGGCAATGGTGCTCCTCGATAAACAGAAGACCCCGAGTTTCTGGTCTGCCTTCCAAAAGGGTACGCTGCAACCTAGTCAATATCACCAGTTTCAGTAG